CGGAGCTCACATCCGCACTCTCTGGAACAACCCGCAACCGCAACCGCTCAAGGACATTGAGAAAGTCATGCGCATTCTCACCAATCTCACGGAGTCGAGCATCCTCAGCTTCCGTGAGGGCACCCTCGTGCTCCCGGATGAGTGCGTCAATGCGCTCTCGGGTCGTGTCGAGGTCGAGCACCTTCTTCCGCGCATGATACACGAGGAGGTCCACTTGTGCGCGCACGCTCTCAACCGCAGCGGTGTCGAAGGGTGACTCCCGCCGTTCCGTCTCTTCAGAGCGCTGGTCTTCCGCTGTCGCCATAGTCATCGCGATGAGAGTTCCCGTCGCACGGCCTCGATCTCCTCGAGTCGTATGCGATCGAGGGCAACCTTGAGAAGTTCCTGCTGCTCGCGCGAGAGCGCGTCGAGGCGCGCGAGGGTTTCATCGGCAAATGCGCGAAGCTCCTGGAGCTGCTGCTGGACATCGGTCATACCGAGGATGGCTGCGCGGCAGCGAGGAAGGACTCCGCGAACGCATCGAGCTCGCGCTCGAGCTTCTGGGGAAAATCGGGAATGCGCGCCTGGAAGAACTCCTGCACTGCCTCGGAGGACGGTGCGGGTTCCTGTTCGAGGAGCGCGCGCATCGCACCGAGGCCATCGGCATCGAGCTCACGCACCGCGAGCACACCGGTGCGACGCTGCACCTGATCACGCACCTGAATGACGAGTTGTTCGTGCGCGCCAATAGGGAGCGCGGTGAAGCCCGCAGACGCAATGAGCGTCTCTACAAAATGTTCCATGGGATCCATGGTCGGTGTTTCTGATGGCATAACGCATGTGAAGACCTCCGCAGAAACGTTCCAATCTATTGAACCGTGTGAGATTTCTCCGCTCCGCTCGCAGACGAGCTCCGGTCGAAATGACGAACGAGCGTGCCCTCTGTGGACATCTCCTGAACGTTCAGTATACCAAAAGGAAAGGCACCCGAGCTACTGGCTCGGGTGCCTTCGAGAATCGCGACGTGCTACAACAGGTAGGGCATCGGGTCCATGAACTGCTTGCGTGCTCCATGGGTTTCGCCCACGAACACCTCAAAGTGGATGTGCGGGCCACTGGAGTTGCCCGTTGTACCCACTGTGGCGATCTCCTGACCGCGGACAACCGTCTGTCCCTCGGCGACGAGCACGCGGGATGCATGCGCGTACCGCGTCTTGATGCCGTCTCCGTGCTCGATCGTCACCTGTCTGCCGTACCCACCGGGATCCTCCTGTGTGGATACCACGATGCCGTCTGCGGAGGCGTAGATCGGCGTGCCCCAGGGCGCTGCGATGTCAATCCCGTCGTGGTGATCGCCGTCACGCATGCCGAACGACGAGGTGACGCGATACCCGGAGACGGACGGCCAACCGAGTTGCCCGTCGGGGACATCACCGTACGGACGATCGTCGGGTGCTGTGAAGGAGAACCGATGCCCACGCAGCTTGGCACCCCACTCGATGAACAGCGCACCAAGGTTGAGGAACGAATCACCTACACCTCCGCACGGTCGCCGCGGGCCGCCGATGGGGAGGTGGAGTGCTGCGATGTCCGGTGGTGCCTCACCGAAGCGATCAAGTGCCCGGAGTGCCATCTCCCAGGCGAGCACGCGCGGGACGTAGTTCCGACTCTCCGCGCCGGAGAGGGCACCAGCTCCGCGGAGTGCCCAGTAGTGCTTTGGCGTACCTTCCGGCAAGCGCGCGAGTCGCTCGTCTATGCTCCCGGAGTTGTACCGCGCGAGTGCGGTCTCGTCATCGCCGTCGTACTGCGCAATGAGCATGGCGTAGTACGACACTCCGGTGCAGATGTTCTGCTCGGGTTCCTTCCGGAGGGTAGTATGCACCATCCCACAGCTCCGACCGTGATCCATTGCGGTATCGTGCATGAGCTGCATGAGTCCGGTTGCACCTGCGGGGCTCACGGCATCGCGCACGCCGCGCGATTCCAGCGCGATGATGGCGGCGACACGGAACGGCGAAATGCGCGCCGTGTTCGCGAACCGCTCGATGAGCGGACGGAACTCCGCGATGCGCGATGCGATGGGTGCGACGTCCGCCGCGATCTGCGCGTACTGCTCGACGATCGCGCCTCTGCGCTGGTCGCGGTAGGATGCGTCCAGCGTCGCGGACGGCGGCGGGAAGACATCGGTGGACCGATCGCGTGCATCGGCACCGTCATCACTCCACGGGGCGAGCATGAGGAGCAGGACGACGGCAGCGGCGAGCGCGACGGCAGCGAGGATGCCTCCTGCAATCTTCCATCGCTTGCTCGCAGCCCTCCACCAGCTCCGCTGACGCTCCGCACCCGGTGCGACGTTGTAGAACACGATGCGCGGATAACGAGGACGTGGCGGTGGGCGCGGCGTAACGCCGCCTCCGTACCGCGCTGCGAGTCGCTTGCCGCTCTTCCTGCGCTGACGCTGCTGCATCGCATGGACAGGGACACGCGCGAGCGCGAGTGTCCTGCCGTACGCTGCGCCCCCAAACGCGAGTGCGGCATGTGAAACGGAATCACTGATCGCGTGCGCGACATCGGATACCCCATCCCCCACCGCACGGGCGCGGCGACTGGCTGCGTCCTCGATGGCGTGGGTGGCGTTGGCGGCGGTATCATGCACCGCATGACGGGCGCGGGATGCCCCGCTCCCAATCGCATGTGCAACACTGGACGCTGCACCGCTGACCGCACGAGCGAAACGACTGGCTGCGTCCTCGATGGCGTGGGTGGCGCGGGAGGTTATTCCTCCCACCGCACGCGCCATACGATTCGTGCTGTCACCGAGTGCACGCTTGCTCCGCGAAGCGGAGCTGCGCAATGCGCTGGCGTTGTGCACGGTTGCATCCCGCACCGCACGAGTGCCGCGAGTAGCGGCGTCTCCGAGCGTCCGCGCGCTCTCCGAAGCTGTATCGCGCAGCGCACGAGCGATGTTGGAAGTCGCACCCCCAACCGCACGAGCCCTACGCACCGTTGCACCTCCGAACGTACGGAGGGCCTGACCAATGCGACCCATGTTCTCACTCCTTGCCGGGTGTTGTTGTCTGGAATCTCCATCAAGGCGATGGAGGAATATGTGAAGGTACTGCCCGTGACTGTAGCGCGTTTCCTACAATTTGTCAAGGGTCATCCCTTATTTTGTTGAAATAGAAAAAACTCAATAATAATCACATATATTGCTCTATTGAAACAAAAAATGAACCTCTAGACACAAAAAATGAACCTTTTGCCATATAAACTTGACAATATATCGTTTCCGTGCTACAGTTTTTGCGCTAGAGTGACCTGCAGTGATTCTTTGTAGAGTATTTCATTGCGGCCCCCGAGCGTCTCGCTACCTGATCGCATGCGCTCCTCCTCACATTCGAGCCGGAAAGTGAGATGCTCCGGGGCTGGAATGGCCAGCACATTACCAACTGAAGAGGAGAAGAAACACCATGGGTGACGGCAAAAACGGTGAAGATGATGATCCCTTCGGAAGCCCAGCGGCGGCGGCTGCTGCTGCGGAGGATGAGGAAGATGAGGACGAGGACAACGATGATGAGGCGACGAATCCGAACATCGCGGCTCCCGCCGACGATCCGTTCGATGCCTACATTTCGAACCTGGATGGAAACACCTCGCCGGACCCGGAACCGGAGTCCGATCCCCCGTCCAGCACCAGGCAACCGGCGCGAGACACCGTCGTCCCCGCACCGCGTCCGTCGCATGTCCGAATGGTCCCGTTGACCACGGACAGCGGCCGGAGAGGTGCGCGGATGGTTCCGCTGCAAATCCAACCCAAACCCAAGTTGTAGGAGGTCAGCATGCAAATCGAATCGTACGGAGCGATCACTCGCACCGCAGAGGTCAACCAACACGTCGAGCTCGTCGTTCGAGTACTCGAAGGAGCGAACGCCATTCCGAACGTGGAGGTTCGCTTCGAGTGCCAGGCCGGGGCCGGACTCTTCAAGCTCGGACAGGGTACGACGCAGGAAGGCGTCATGGTGACGGACGGGCAGGGCTACGCCCGATGCCAGGTCGTCCCGCAAGAGCCCGCGCGTGGGCGATCGCTCCAGCTCTGTGCGACCGTCTACGGAGCCGAGTTGGACGATCCAGGCGTACCGACGGGCAGGACGCTCACGCAGCAGGTGCACTTCCTGGTAAACGTCCCCGCGGGCGAGCCCGAGGGCTGTGTGGCTCAGGCCGGTGATATCGTCGTCCTGCAGCAGCAACCGCATCACTGCTGCGGCGGTGCGCACAACCATAACCAACCGCCGCGCGTGCGATTCGTGCGCGTATAGCGTCACCATCAACCCACAACCAACGGAGGAGTCATGGCACTGAACATCGGAGTAGCATCCCCCGGTCCGGTAGACGGAGTCGTGGGAGAGCTGTCCGGCCCGGTCATGTTCCGGGTGACGGACGAGCACGGCAACGCGGTCGCCAGCGCGCCGGTCCACGTCTC
Above is a window of bacterium DNA encoding:
- a CDS encoding peptidoglycan DD-metalloendopeptidase family protein, producing the protein MARAVGGITSRATHAIEDAASRFARAVSGAASSVAHAIGSGASRARHAVHDTAANATHAIEDAASRRARAVGDGVSDVAHAISDSVSHAALAFGGAAYGRTLALARVPVHAMQQRQRRKSGKRLAARYGGGVTPRPPPRPRYPRIVFYNVAPGAERQRSWWRAASKRWKIAGGILAAVALAAAVVLLLMLAPWSDDGADARDRSTDVFPPPSATLDASYRDQRRGAIVEQYAQIAADVAPIASRIAEFRPLIERFANTARISPFRVAAIIALESRGVRDAVSPAGATGLMQLMHDTAMDHGRSCGMVHTTLRKEPEQNICTGVSYYAMLIAQYDGDDETALARYNSGSIDERLARLPEGTPKHYWALRGAGALSGAESRNYVPRVLAWEMALRALDRFGEAPPDIAALHLPIGGPRRPCGGVGDSFLNLGALFIEWGAKLRGHRFSFTAPDDRPYGDVPDGQLGWPSVSGYRVTSSFGMRDGDHHDGIDIAAPWGTPIYASADGIVVSTQEDPGGYGRQVTIEHGDGIKTRYAHASRVLVAEGQTVVRGQEIATVGTTGNSSGPHIHFEVFVGETHGARKQFMDPMPYLL